The following proteins come from a genomic window of Leopardus geoffroyi isolate Oge1 chromosome A3, O.geoffroyi_Oge1_pat1.0, whole genome shotgun sequence:
- the LOC123580276 gene encoding copine-1 isoform X2 produces the protein MAHCVTLVQLSISCDHLIDKDIGSKSDPLCVLLQDVGGGNWAELGRTERVRNCSSPEFSKTLQLEYHFETVQKLRFGIYDIDNKTPELGDDDFLGGAECSLGQIVSSQIITLPLMLKPGKPAGRGTITVSAQEMKDSRVVTMEVEARNLDKKDFLGKSDPFLEFFRQSDGKWHLVYRSEVIKNNLNPTWKRFSVPLQHFCGGDPSTPIQVRCSDYDSDGSHDLIGTFYTSLAQLQAVPANFECIHPEKQQKKKSYKNSGTVCVKICQVETQYSFLDYVMGGCQINFTVGIDFTGSNGDPSSPDSLHYLSPTGVNEYLTALWSVGSVIQDYDSDKLFPAFGFGAQVPPDWQVSHEFALNFNPNNPYCTGIQGIVDAYRQALPQVRLYGPTNFAPIINHVARFATQAAHQRTASQYFVLLLLTDGAVTDVEATREAVVRASHLPMSVIIVGVGGADFEAMEQLDADGGPLHTRSGEAAARDIVQFVPYRRFQNAPREALAQTVLAEVPIQLVSYFKAQGWAPFKPLPPPAKGPAQAAQT, from the exons ATGgcccactgtgtgaccttggttcAGCTGTCCATTTCCTGTGACCATCTCATTGACAAGGACATCGGCTCTAAGTCTGACCCACTCTGCGTCCTTTTACAGGATGTGGGAGGGGGCAACTGGGCTGAG CTTGGCCGAACTGAGCGAGTACGGAACTGCTCGAGCCCCGAGTTCTCCAAGACTCTGCAGCTTGAGTACCACTTTGAAACAGTTCAGAAGCTCCGATTTGGCATCTATGACATAGACAACAAGACACCTGAGCTGGGGGATGATGACTTCCTAGGAGGGGCTGAGTGTTCCCTAGGACAG aTTGTGTCCAGCCAGATAATAACTCTGCCCTTGATGTTGAAGCCTGGAAAACCTGCTGGACGGGGGACCATCACG GTATCAGCTCAGGAGATGAAGGATAGTCGTGTAGTGACCATGGAGGTGGAGGCCAGAAACCTAGATAAGAAG GACTTCCTGGGAAAATCGGATCCATTCTTGGAGTTCTTCCGTCAGAGTGATGGGAAATGGCACCTGGTATACAGATCTGAG GTAATCAAGAACAACTTGAACCCTACATGGAAGCGCTTCTCTGTTCCCCTTCAGCATTTCTGTGGGGGAGACCCCAGCACACCCATCCAG GTGCGATGCTCAGACTATGACAGTGATGGTTCACATGATCTCATTGGTACCTTCTACACCAGCTTGGCCCAGCTGCAAGCAGTCCCG GCCAATTTTGAATGCATCCACCCTgagaaacagcagaaaaagaaaagctacaagAACTCTGGGACTGTCTGTGTCAAAATTTGCCAG GTTGAAACACAGTATTCGTTCCTGGACTATGTGATGGGAGGCTGTCAAATCAACTTCACT gttGGTATAGACTTCACAGGCTCCAATGGAGACCCTTCCTCCCCGGACTCCCTGCACTACCTGAGCCCAACAGGGGTCAACGAGTATCTGACAGCACTGTGGAGTGTGGGCAGCGTGATTCAGGACTATGATTC GGACAAGCTTTTCCCAGCATTTGGATTTGgggcccaggtgccccctgattgGCAG GTCTCCCATGAATTTGCCTTGAACTTCAACCCCAATAACCCCTACTGCACAG GCATCCAGGGCATTGTGGATGCCTATCGCCAAGCCCTGCCCCAAGTTCGCCTCTATGGCCCCACCAACTTTGCACCCATTATCAACCATGTGGCCAGGTTTGCAACCCAGGCTGCACATCAGAGGACTGCCTCG CAATACtttgtgctgctgctgctgaccGACGGTGCTGTGACAGATGTGGAGGCTACACGTGAGGCTGTGGTGCGTGCCTCACACCTTCCCATGTCAGTGATCATCGTGGGTGTGGGTGGTGCTGACTTTGAGGCCATGGAGCAGCTGGATGCTGATGGTGGACCCCTGCATACGCGCTCCGGGGAGGCAGCTGCCCGTGATATAGTGCAGTTTGTGCCCTACCGTCGCTtccagaat GCCCCTCGGGAGGCACTGGCACAGACTGTGCTCGCAGAGGTACCTATACAACTGGTCTCCTACTTCAAGGCCCAAGGTTGGGCCCCATTCAAGCCACTTCCACCCCCAGCCAAGGGTCCTGCACAGGCCGCTCAGACCTAG
- the LOC123580276 gene encoding copine-1 isoform X3, whose product MSPLRPAPAGTRSCRAGCRPFCEAAKEMAHCVTLVQLSISCDHLIDKDIGSKSDPLCVLLQDVGGGNWAELGRTERVRNCSSPEFSKTLQLEYHFETVQKLRFGIYDIDNKTPELGDDDFLGGAECSLGQIVSSQIITLPLMLKPGKPAGRGTITVSAQEMKDSRVVTMEVEARNLDKKDFLGKSDPFLEFFRQSDGKWHLVYRSEVIKNNLNPTWKRFSVPLQHFCGGDPSTPIQVRCSDYDSDGSHDLIGTFYTSLAQLQAVPANFECIHPEKQQKKKSYKNSGTVCVKICQVETQYSFLDYVMGGCQINFTVGIDFTGSNGDPSSPDSLHYLSPTGVNEYLTALWSVGSVIQDYDSDKLFPAFGFGAQVPPDWQVSHEFALNFNPNNPYCTGIQGIVDAYRQALPQVRLYGPTNFAPIINHVARFATQAAHQRTASQYFVLLLLTDGAVTDVEATREAVVRASHLPMSVIIVGVGGADFEAMEQLDADGGPLHTRSGEAAARDIVQFVPYRRFQNAPREALAQTVLAEVPIQLVSYFKAQGWAPFKPLPPPAKGPAQAAQT is encoded by the exons ATGgcccactgtgtgaccttggttcAGCTGTCCATTTCCTGTGACCATCTCATTGACAAGGACATCGGCTCTAAGTCTGACCCACTCTGCGTCCTTTTACAGGATGTGGGAGGGGGCAACTGGGCTGAG CTTGGCCGAACTGAGCGAGTACGGAACTGCTCGAGCCCCGAGTTCTCCAAGACTCTGCAGCTTGAGTACCACTTTGAAACAGTTCAGAAGCTCCGATTTGGCATCTATGACATAGACAACAAGACACCTGAGCTGGGGGATGATGACTTCCTAGGAGGGGCTGAGTGTTCCCTAGGACAG aTTGTGTCCAGCCAGATAATAACTCTGCCCTTGATGTTGAAGCCTGGAAAACCTGCTGGACGGGGGACCATCACG GTATCAGCTCAGGAGATGAAGGATAGTCGTGTAGTGACCATGGAGGTGGAGGCCAGAAACCTAGATAAGAAG GACTTCCTGGGAAAATCGGATCCATTCTTGGAGTTCTTCCGTCAGAGTGATGGGAAATGGCACCTGGTATACAGATCTGAG GTAATCAAGAACAACTTGAACCCTACATGGAAGCGCTTCTCTGTTCCCCTTCAGCATTTCTGTGGGGGAGACCCCAGCACACCCATCCAG GTGCGATGCTCAGACTATGACAGTGATGGTTCACATGATCTCATTGGTACCTTCTACACCAGCTTGGCCCAGCTGCAAGCAGTCCCG GCCAATTTTGAATGCATCCACCCTgagaaacagcagaaaaagaaaagctacaagAACTCTGGGACTGTCTGTGTCAAAATTTGCCAG GTTGAAACACAGTATTCGTTCCTGGACTATGTGATGGGAGGCTGTCAAATCAACTTCACT gttGGTATAGACTTCACAGGCTCCAATGGAGACCCTTCCTCCCCGGACTCCCTGCACTACCTGAGCCCAACAGGGGTCAACGAGTATCTGACAGCACTGTGGAGTGTGGGCAGCGTGATTCAGGACTATGATTC GGACAAGCTTTTCCCAGCATTTGGATTTGgggcccaggtgccccctgattgGCAG GTCTCCCATGAATTTGCCTTGAACTTCAACCCCAATAACCCCTACTGCACAG GCATCCAGGGCATTGTGGATGCCTATCGCCAAGCCCTGCCCCAAGTTCGCCTCTATGGCCCCACCAACTTTGCACCCATTATCAACCATGTGGCCAGGTTTGCAACCCAGGCTGCACATCAGAGGACTGCCTCG CAATACtttgtgctgctgctgctgaccGACGGTGCTGTGACAGATGTGGAGGCTACACGTGAGGCTGTGGTGCGTGCCTCACACCTTCCCATGTCAGTGATCATCGTGGGTGTGGGTGGTGCTGACTTTGAGGCCATGGAGCAGCTGGATGCTGATGGTGGACCCCTGCATACGCGCTCCGGGGAGGCAGCTGCCCGTGATATAGTGCAGTTTGTGCCCTACCGTCGCTtccagaat GCCCCTCGGGAGGCACTGGCACAGACTGTGCTCGCAGAGGTACCTATACAACTGGTCTCCTACTTCAAGGCCCAAGGTTGGGCCCCATTCAAGCCACTTCCACCCCCAGCCAAGGGTCCTGCACAGGCCGCTCAGACCTAG